One segment of Candidatus Eremiobacterota bacterium DNA contains the following:
- a CDS encoding ATP-binding cassette domain-containing protein encodes MISAKGLTKFYGEKCAINDVTFEVEKGEILGFLGPNAAGKTTTMRILTGYFPPTSGEAKVAGYDIFEQSLEVRKRIGYLPENFPLYKDMKVVEFLHFVAAIKGVPPRERKSSIAAIIDKCGLSEEAENLIGRLSKGYCQRVGIAQAIINEPDVLILDEPTVGLDPNQIVEIRTLIKSLAGKSTVILSSHILDEVAKTCERVIIINNGRILTIDTPQHLSDTLQISDRVYLEVAGPQEKIESLLPDIRGVLKVDKVTPLREDIFGISLQTEKNMLIRKEIAEKLVNEGLALYELRPIQLTLEEIFTEIVKKGGVNN; translated from the coding sequence GTGATATCAGCAAAAGGCCTCACCAAGTTCTACGGAGAGAAGTGCGCCATCAATGACGTCACCTTCGAAGTGGAAAAGGGTGAAATCCTGGGCTTTCTCGGCCCCAACGCGGCGGGAAAGACGACTACCATGAGGATACTGACAGGCTATTTTCCTCCCACAAGCGGGGAGGCCAAAGTGGCCGGCTACGACATCTTTGAGCAATCGCTTGAAGTGAGAAAACGCATAGGCTACCTGCCGGAAAACTTTCCCCTTTACAAGGATATGAAAGTCGTCGAGTTCCTCCACTTTGTGGCCGCCATTAAAGGAGTCCCCCCGAGAGAGAGGAAGAGCTCAATTGCCGCCATCATCGACAAATGCGGCCTCTCCGAAGAGGCAGAAAACCTGATAGGGAGGCTTTCAAAGGGGTACTGCCAGCGCGTGGGCATCGCCCAGGCAATCATAAACGAGCCCGACGTGCTCATCCTTGATGAGCCCACCGTGGGGCTGGATCCCAACCAGATTGTCGAGATAAGGACACTGATAAAGAGCCTTGCCGGAAAGTCCACCGTCATACTCTCCTCCCATATCCTTGACGAGGTGGCCAAGACCTGTGAGCGCGTCATAATCATCAACAACGGCAGAATTCTTACGATAGACACGCCGCAGCACCTCTCCGACACCCTCCAGATCTCCGACAGGGTCTACCTTGAAGTGGCCGGGCCGCAGGAGAAGATCGAAAGCCTTCTTCCAGACATAAGGGGAGTCTTGAAAGTGGACAAGGTGACGCCTCTCAGGGAGGACATTTTTGGCATCAGCCTTCAAACGGAAAAGAACATGCTCATAAGGAAAGAAATTGCTGAAAAGCTTGTGAATGAAGGCCTTGCCCTCTATGAGCTCCGCCCCATTCAGCTCACCCTTGAGGAGATATTCACCGAGATCGTGAAAAAGGGAGGTGTGAACAATTGA